One window of Vespa velutina chromosome 2, iVesVel2.1, whole genome shotgun sequence genomic DNA carries:
- the LOC124947137 gene encoding protein disulfide-isomerase A6 homolog: MQILLGLLILITDAYCLYSSNSDVIDLKPNNFDSSVIDSEHVWIVEFYAPWCGHCQQFVPEYDKAATALKGIAKLGAINADEHKSLGSRFGVRGFPTVKIFGHDKNKPEDFNGPRTAAGLIDAATNAISQKAYAKLGVKKGGSGNKQTKDSKDVIELTDENFDKLVLNSEDMWLVEFYAPWCGHCKNLAPVWASAATELKGKVKLGALDATAHRVKASLYEIVGYPTIKYFPLGKKNADSVQEYDGGRTSTDIVNWALDKLAENIPAPEVVQIVNEKSLRSACEDKPLCVVSVLPHILDCQSECRNQYLKVLSDLGENYKKKMWGWVWSEAGAQSNIEDALEIGGFGYPALAAVNIKKMKYSLLKGSFSYDGINEFLRDLSYGRGGTAPLKGAQLPSILEITPWDGKDAEPPQEEEIDLSDINLDEKDEL; encoded by the exons ATGCAGATTCTTTTAG GGCTGCTAATATTAATTACTGATGCATATTGTTTGTATTCTTCGAATTCGGATGTCATTGATCTCAAACCAAATAATTTTGATAGTTCAGTAATAGACAGTGAACATGTGTGGATTGTGGAATTTTATGCACCATGGTGCGGACATTGTCAACAATTTGTACCAGAATATGACAAAGCTGCGACAGCTTTAAAG gGAATCGCAAAACTAGGAGCTATAAATGCGGATGAACATAAATCTCTTGGATCTAGATTTGGTGTACGTGGTTTTCCAACAGTTAAAATTTTTGgtcatgataaaaataaacccGAAGATTTCAATGGACCTCGTACAGCAGCTGGTCTCATTGATGCTGCTACAAATGCAATTTCTCAGAAAGCATATGCAAAATTAGGTGTCAAAAAAGGTGGTAGTGGTAATAAA CAAACTAAAGATTCCAAGGATGTAATCGAATTAACTGACGAAAATTTTGACAAATTAGTATTAAATTCAGAAGATATGTGGTTGGTTGAATTTTATGCTCCATGGTGTGGACATTGCAAAAATTTGGCACCTGTCTGGGCTTCTGCAGCTACAGAACTTAAAGGCAAAGTAAAATTAGGAGCCCTCGATGCAACTGCACATAGAGtcaaa GCGAGTCTATATGAAATAGTGGGATATCCAACCATTAAATATTTCCCGTTAGGTAAGAAAAATGCTGACTCGGTACAGGAATATGATGGTGGCCGTACTAGCACTGATATTGTCAACTGGGCTTTGGATAAACTGGCTGAAAATATACCAGCACCCGAAGTAGTTCAAattgttaatgaaaaaagtttaAGAAGTGCATGCGAAGATAAACCACTTTGTGTAGTTTCAGTGTTACCGCATATATTAGATTGTCAGTCAGAATGTAGAAATCAGTACTTAAAAGTTTTAAGTGATCTTggagaaaattacaaaaagaaaatgtgggG GTGGGTTTGGTCAGAGGCAGGAGCTCAATCGAATATAGAAGATGCATTAGAAATTGGGGGATTTGGTTATCCTGCTTTAGCGgcagtaaatattaaaaaaatgaagtatTCTCTGTTGAAGGGAAGTTTTTCCTACGAtggaataaatgaatttttaagaGATTTAAGTTATGGACGTGGTGGAACTGCTCCTTTGAAAGGAGCTCAGTTACCTTCTATACTTGAAATTACACCTTGGGACGGTAAAGATGCTGAACCAccgcaagaagaagaaatcgatcTTAGTGATATAAATTTGGATGAGAAAGATGAATTGTAA
- the LOC124947139 gene encoding serine/threonine-protein phosphatase 2A activator-like isoform X2 produces MSTSTSNMNESQLSDEHVFVVPSRAIKVPVDMSVWEKSEAYFEYLGFILALNKSIEGKSLDSKCEQSPAVENILKMLNNLDEWITQIPPTEQPQRFGNKSFRTWHAKLQEEGIQELQQALPQNLHRAIPEIIQYLYESFGNPTRIDYGTGHEMAFLMFLCCLFKIRAFTENDKVAVAIKVFNRYLQLVRRLQITYRMEPAGSHGVWSLDDYQFVPFIWGSSQLIGHPRIEPRHFVDQDVIELHAKQYMFLGCIEFISKVKIGPFAEHSNQLWNVSAVNSWAKVLSKFPVIQHVLFGSLLPIKPATTCPNARGACFDSPVQPPSQIH; encoded by the exons ATGTCAACTTCAACGAGTAATATGAACGAATCACaattat cTGATGAACATGTATTTGTTGTTCCAAGTAGAGCTATTAAAGTTCCAGTTGATATGTCTGTTTGGGAAAAATCAGAAGCATATTTt GAATATCTAGGATTTATATTAgcattaaataaatctatagaAGGAAAATCTTTAGACTCCAAATGTGAACAATCTCCTGcagtagaaaatattttgaaaatgctTAATAATTTAGATGAATGGATAACGCAAATACCACCAACCGAACAACCTCAACGATTtggaaataaatcatttcgaaCCTGGCATGCAAAGTTACAAGAG GAAGGTATACAAGAATTACAGCAAGCGTTGCCACAAAATTTACACAGAGCTATACCAGAAATAATTCAGTATTTATATGAAAGCTTTGGAAATCCAACACGTATAGATTATGGGACTGGGCATGAAATGGCATTTCTAATGTTTTTatgttgtttatttaaaattagagCTTTTACAGAAAATGACAAAGTTGCTGTTGCTATAAAAGTATTCAATAG atatttacagTTGGTACGTAGACTGCAAATTACATATCGTATGGAGCCAGCAGGTAGTCATGGTGTTTGGAGTTTAGATGATTATCAATTTGTACCTTTCATATGGGGAAGTTCTCAATTGATTG gcCATCCACGTATTGAACCTCGCCACTTTGTAGATCAAGATGTTATTGAATTGCATGCAAAACAGTACATGTTTCTTGGCTGCATAGAGTTTATCTCAAAG GTTAAGATAGGACCATTCGCGGAACATTCGAATCAATTGTGGAATGTGAGTGCTGTTAATTCGTGGGCAAAA GTACTATCAAAGTTTCCTGTGATTCAACATGTTTTATTTGGATCATTGTTACCAATAAAACCAGCTACTACTTGTCCCAATGCCAGAGGTGCTTGCTTTGATTCACCGGTACAACCACCATCGCAAATACATTAA
- the LOC124947139 gene encoding serine/threonine-protein phosphatase 2A activator-like isoform X3, which translates to MSTSTSNMNESQLSDEHVFVVPSRAIKVPVDMSVWEKSEAYFEYLGFILALNKSIEGKSLDSKCEQSPAVENILKMLNNLDEWITQIPPTEQPQRFGNKSFRTWHAKLQEEGIQELQQALPQNLHRAIPEIIQYLYESFGNPTRIDYGTGHEMAFLMFLCCLFKIRAFTENDKVAVAIKVFNRYLQLVRRLQITYRMEPAGSHGVWSLDDYQFVPFIWGSSQLIGHPRIEPRHFVDQDVIELHAKQYMFLGCIEFISKVLSKFPVIQHVLFGSLLPIKPATTCPNARGACFDSPVQPPSQIH; encoded by the exons ATGTCAACTTCAACGAGTAATATGAACGAATCACaattat cTGATGAACATGTATTTGTTGTTCCAAGTAGAGCTATTAAAGTTCCAGTTGATATGTCTGTTTGGGAAAAATCAGAAGCATATTTt GAATATCTAGGATTTATATTAgcattaaataaatctatagaAGGAAAATCTTTAGACTCCAAATGTGAACAATCTCCTGcagtagaaaatattttgaaaatgctTAATAATTTAGATGAATGGATAACGCAAATACCACCAACCGAACAACCTCAACGATTtggaaataaatcatttcgaaCCTGGCATGCAAAGTTACAAGAG GAAGGTATACAAGAATTACAGCAAGCGTTGCCACAAAATTTACACAGAGCTATACCAGAAATAATTCAGTATTTATATGAAAGCTTTGGAAATCCAACACGTATAGATTATGGGACTGGGCATGAAATGGCATTTCTAATGTTTTTatgttgtttatttaaaattagagCTTTTACAGAAAATGACAAAGTTGCTGTTGCTATAAAAGTATTCAATAG atatttacagTTGGTACGTAGACTGCAAATTACATATCGTATGGAGCCAGCAGGTAGTCATGGTGTTTGGAGTTTAGATGATTATCAATTTGTACCTTTCATATGGGGAAGTTCTCAATTGATTG gcCATCCACGTATTGAACCTCGCCACTTTGTAGATCAAGATGTTATTGAATTGCATGCAAAACAGTACATGTTTCTTGGCTGCATAGAGTTTATCTCAAAG GTACTATCAAAGTTTCCTGTGATTCAACATGTTTTATTTGGATCATTGTTACCAATAAAACCAGCTACTACTTGTCCCAATGCCAGAGGTGCTTGCTTTGATTCACCGGTACAACCACCATCGCAAATACATTAA
- the LOC124947138 gene encoding mannose-1-phosphate guanyltransferase alpha, with protein sequence MLKAVILIGGPLKGTRFRPLSLDIPKPLFPVAGLPMIQHHIEACSKVPNLEEILIIGSYSANELSQFITDMKSAYGVIIRYLQEFTPLGTAGGMYHFRDQIRSGSPTYFFVMNGDVCADFPLSELVEFHSKKKALLTIMATEATRQQSLNYGCMVLNKEGEVAHYVEKPSTFVSTLINCGIYITSPDIFQSMADVFYASQQQENSLQINGNGRDPANIALEQDILTRLAGSGCLFALPVLRWWSQVKTAGSAIYANRHYLALYKIKRPNYLTSPNGNTCNIIGDVYIHPTASVHPSAMLGPNVSIEMNTVIEAGVRIKESIVLANAHIQAHTIILNSIIGKGSRVGEWARVEGTLCDPNPDKPFAKMENLSLFNINGKLNPSITILGTSVTLASEKILLNSIVLPHKVLTRNFKNEIIL encoded by the exons ATGTTGAAAGCTGTTATATTAATTGGTGGCCCTTTAAAAG ggACCAGATTTCGTCCTCTCTCATTAGATATACCTAAACCATTGTTTCCAGTTGCCGGTTTACCTATGATTCAACACCATATTGAAGCATGTTCTAAAGTACCTAATttagaagaaattttaataattggtTCATACTCTGCCAATGAATTATCACAGTTTATTACGGATATGAAAAGCGCCTATGGTGTAATTATTAGGTATTTGCAAGAATTTACACCATTAGGTACAGCTGGTGGAATGTATCATTTTCGAGATCAAATTCGTTCTGGTAGTCcaacatatttttttgtaatgaatGGAGATGTATGTGCTGATTTTCCTTTATCAGAACTTGTAGAATTtcatagtaaaaaaaaagcattacTTACTATTATGGCTACGGAAGCCACTAGACAACAATCGTTAAATTACGGATGTATGGTTTTGAATAAGGAAGGAGAAGTGGCACATTATGTTGAAAAACCATCAACATTTGTATCTACTCTCATTAATTGTGGAATATATATCACATCTCCTGACATATTTCAATCAATGGCGGATGTTTTTTATGCTAGTCAACAGCAAGAAAATTCTTT ACAAATAAATGGAAATGGTAGAGACCCTGCTAATATTGCATTGGAACAAGATATATTAACACGATTAGCAGGAAGTGGATGTTTATTTGCTTTACCTGTTTTAAGGTGGTGGTCACAGGTAAAAACGGCAGGATCTGCAATTTATGCGAATCGACATTATTTagctttatataaaataaaacgtccAAATTATCTTACTTCTCCAAATGGAAatacatgtaatattattGGAGATGTATACATTCATCCAACAGCTTCTGTTCATCCATCTGCTATg TTAGGACCAAATGTTAGTATAGAGATGAATACGGTTATTGAAGCTGGTGTAAGAATTAAAGAATCAATTGTATTGGCCAATGCGCATATTCAAGCACATACTATTATTTTGAATAGTATAATAGGAAAAGGTAGTCGTGTAGGAGAATGGGCACGAGTGGAAGGTACTCTATGTGATCCAAATCCTGACAAGCCATTTGCAAAGATGgaaaatttatctcttttcaatattaatggCAAATTAAATCCTTCAATTACGATACTCg GCACAAGCGTTACTTTGGCATCCGAAAAAATTCTCTTGAATTCTATTGTATTGCCGCACAAAGTATTGACAaggaattttaaaaatgaaataattttataa
- the LOC124947139 gene encoding serine/threonine-protein phosphatase 2A activator-like isoform X1, which produces MSTSTSNMNESQLSDEHVFVVPSRAIKVPVDMSVWEKSEAYFEYLGFILALNKSIEGKSLDSKCEQSPAVENILKMLNNLDEWITQIPPTEQPQRFGNKSFRTWHAKLQEEGIQELQQALPQNLHRAIPEIIQYLYESFGNPTRIDYGTGHEMAFLMFLCCLFKIRAFTENDKVAVAIKVFNRYLQLVRRLQITYRMEPAGSHGVWSLDDYQFVPFIWGSSQLIGHPRIEPRHFVDQDVIELHAKQYMFLGCIEFISKVKIGPFAEHSNQLWNVSAVNSWAKVNNGLIKMYKVEVLSKFPVIQHVLFGSLLPIKPATTCPNARGACFDSPVQPPSQIH; this is translated from the exons ATGTCAACTTCAACGAGTAATATGAACGAATCACaattat cTGATGAACATGTATTTGTTGTTCCAAGTAGAGCTATTAAAGTTCCAGTTGATATGTCTGTTTGGGAAAAATCAGAAGCATATTTt GAATATCTAGGATTTATATTAgcattaaataaatctatagaAGGAAAATCTTTAGACTCCAAATGTGAACAATCTCCTGcagtagaaaatattttgaaaatgctTAATAATTTAGATGAATGGATAACGCAAATACCACCAACCGAACAACCTCAACGATTtggaaataaatcatttcgaaCCTGGCATGCAAAGTTACAAGAG GAAGGTATACAAGAATTACAGCAAGCGTTGCCACAAAATTTACACAGAGCTATACCAGAAATAATTCAGTATTTATATGAAAGCTTTGGAAATCCAACACGTATAGATTATGGGACTGGGCATGAAATGGCATTTCTAATGTTTTTatgttgtttatttaaaattagagCTTTTACAGAAAATGACAAAGTTGCTGTTGCTATAAAAGTATTCAATAG atatttacagTTGGTACGTAGACTGCAAATTACATATCGTATGGAGCCAGCAGGTAGTCATGGTGTTTGGAGTTTAGATGATTATCAATTTGTACCTTTCATATGGGGAAGTTCTCAATTGATTG gcCATCCACGTATTGAACCTCGCCACTTTGTAGATCAAGATGTTATTGAATTGCATGCAAAACAGTACATGTTTCTTGGCTGCATAGAGTTTATCTCAAAG GTTAAGATAGGACCATTCGCGGAACATTCGAATCAATTGTGGAATGTGAGTGCTGTTAATTCGTGGGCAAAAGTAAATAACGGGCTTATTAAGATGTATAAAGTGGAG GTACTATCAAAGTTTCCTGTGATTCAACATGTTTTATTTGGATCATTGTTACCAATAAAACCAGCTACTACTTGTCCCAATGCCAGAGGTGCTTGCTTTGATTCACCGGTACAACCACCATCGCAAATACATTAA